A genomic region of Candidatus Neomarinimicrobiota bacterium contains the following coding sequences:
- the rpsE gene encoding 30S ribosomal protein S5 has protein sequence MALNPAELDLKEETLIRINRVAKVVTGGRRFGFNAIVTVGDGKGHVGIGFGKAREVASAIAKAREVAKNSLFRVPVINGTLPHAYTAKFGASVVLLKPAAPGTGLIASAPVRAVLEQAGYTDVLTKCTGSTNTLNVVRATERALKAVKDPFELARRRGITVKELFA, from the coding sequence ATGGCATTGAATCCCGCTGAACTGGATCTGAAGGAAGAGACCCTGATCCGCATCAACCGGGTGGCCAAAGTGGTCACCGGTGGGCGGCGCTTCGGCTTTAACGCCATTGTGACGGTGGGCGATGGAAAGGGTCACGTCGGCATCGGCTTTGGCAAGGCCCGGGAAGTGGCCTCTGCCATTGCCAAGGCCCGGGAGGTGGCCAAAAATAGCCTCTTTAGGGTGCCCGTCATCAACGGCACCCTGCCACACGCCTACACGGCCAAGTTCGGCGCCAGTGTGGTGCTGCTCAAGCCGGCAGCCCCGGGCACCGGCCTCATTGCCAGCGCACCCGTACGCGCCGTCCTGGAGCAGGCCGGCTACACCGATGTGCTCACCAAGTGCACCGGCTCCACCAACACCCTCAATGTGGTGCGCGCCACCGAGCGGGCTCTCAAGGCGGTCAAGGACCCCTTTGAACTGGCCCGCCGGCGGGGCATCACCGTCAAGGAGCTGTTCGCCTGA
- the secY gene encoding preprotein translocase subunit SecY — MIEKFKNTFKIPELRRRILFSLTLLFIYRVGAHVPVPGIDSVALKAAMQQFANTLLGLYDMFSGGAFAQATVFALGIMPYISASIIIQLMGAVVPYFQRLQKEGEEGRRKITQLTRYGTVGIAAIQAIGVAIFLESLDTQMGPVVLNEGIGFKLLTILTLVTGTVFVMWLGEQITEHGIGNGISLIIMVGIISRFPTVLFNEITLINQQLRSILLDVILIGIMVLIVGLVVGLTQGTRRIPVQYAKRVVGRKVYGGQATHIPLRINTAGVMPIIFAQAIMFVPSTMSTLFRNSDLVQGMVNLLSIDSPFYWLVFGLLIILFTYFYTAIAFNPVDVADNMKKQGGFIPGVRPGKKTAEYIDNILTRVTLPGSIFLALIAIFPYVLMKATGVNYDLASFFGGTSLLIIVGVGLDTLQQVESHLLMRHYDGFLKTGRIRGRRRF, encoded by the coding sequence ATGATTGAAAAATTTAAGAACACCTTCAAGATCCCCGAGCTCCGCCGGCGCATCCTGTTCTCGTTGACCCTGCTGTTCATCTACCGAGTCGGCGCCCATGTGCCGGTCCCGGGCATCGACAGCGTGGCCCTGAAGGCTGCCATGCAGCAGTTTGCCAATACCCTGCTGGGCCTCTACGACATGTTCAGCGGTGGCGCGTTCGCCCAGGCCACGGTGTTTGCCCTGGGCATCATGCCCTACATATCCGCCTCCATCATCATTCAGCTCATGGGTGCCGTGGTGCCCTACTTCCAGCGCCTCCAGAAGGAGGGTGAAGAGGGTCGCAGGAAGATCACCCAGCTCACCCGTTACGGCACCGTGGGTATCGCCGCCATCCAGGCCATCGGCGTGGCCATTTTCCTCGAAAGTTTGGATACTCAGATGGGCCCCGTGGTGCTGAACGAGGGCATCGGGTTCAAGCTGCTCACCATCCTGACCCTGGTGACGGGCACGGTTTTTGTCATGTGGCTGGGGGAGCAGATCACGGAGCACGGCATCGGAAACGGCATTTCACTCATTATCATGGTGGGCATCATCTCACGCTTTCCCACCGTCCTGTTTAATGAGATTACCCTCATCAATCAGCAGCTGCGCAGCATCCTGCTGGATGTCATCCTCATCGGCATCATGGTGTTGATCGTCGGCCTGGTCGTGGGCCTTACCCAGGGCACCCGGCGGATACCGGTCCAATATGCCAAGCGTGTGGTGGGGCGCAAGGTCTATGGCGGGCAGGCCACCCATATCCCGCTACGCATCAATACGGCCGGCGTCATGCCCATTATCTTCGCCCAGGCCATCATGTTTGTGCCCAGCACCATGAGCACCCTCTTTCGCAACAGCGATCTTGTGCAGGGCATGGTGAACTTGCTGTCCATTGATTCCCCCTTTTACTGGCTGGTTTTTGGTCTCCTGATTATCCTGTTCACCTATTTTTATACGGCCATTGCCTTTAACCCGGTTGATGTGGCGGACAATATGAAAAAACAGGGCGGGTTTATTCCCGGCGTCAGGCCGGGCAAAAAGACCGCCGAGTACATTGATAATATCCTCACCCGGGTCACCCTGCCGGGCTCGATCTTCCTGGCGCTCATTGCGATTTTCCCCTATGTGCTGATGAAGGCCACCGGGGTCAACTACGACCTGGCCAGTTTCTTTGGTGGCACCAGCCTGCTCATTATTGTCGGCGTAGGGCTGGACACACTGCAACAGGTTGAGAGCCACCTGCTCATGCGCCATTACGACGGCTTTCTGAAGACCGGCAGGATCAGAGGGCGGCGCAGGTTTTAG
- the rplO gene encoding 50S ribosomal protein L15, translating to MSPLIDLKPARGATRTRKRRGRGPGSGLGKTAGRGHKGWHSRSGSKHPAWYEGGQMPLQRRLPKRGFSNARFQERHQIVNLVTIAGLKLAKVNPTVLQERGVIKHAHVPVKVLGNGELSGVVEVAAHGFSASAKEKVEQSGGKVVLLPVKAAAS from the coding sequence GTGAGTCCGCTGATCGATTTGAAGCCGGCTAGGGGCGCAACGCGCACGCGCAAGCGGCGTGGCAGGGGCCCGGGCTCCGGTCTGGGCAAAACCGCTGGCCGCGGCCACAAGGGCTGGCACTCGCGGTCCGGCTCAAAACACCCCGCCTGGTACGAGGGCGGCCAGATGCCCCTCCAGCGCCGACTCCCTAAGCGCGGATTCTCCAATGCCCGCTTCCAGGAACGGCACCAAATTGTCAATCTGGTCACCATTGCCGGACTCAAGCTGGCCAAGGTGAACCCCACCGTGCTTCAGGAGCGGGGGGTCATCAAGCACGCGCATGTACCGGTCAAGGTGCTGGGTAACGGTGAACTCTCCGGCGTCGTGGAGGTGGCGGCCCACGGGTTCAGCGCTTCGGCAAAGGAGAAAGTGGAACAGTCGGGCGGGAAAGTGGTATTACTGCCGGTGAAGGCCGCAGCCTCATGA
- the rpmD gene encoding 50S ribosomal protein L30, giving the protein MAAKKQASISITQIKSGIGYPRRTKATLRALGIRRMHQTVIKPDNPAVRGMVNKLRHLVKVEPA; this is encoded by the coding sequence ATGGCCGCTAAAAAACAGGCCAGCATCAGCATCACGCAGATCAAAAGCGGCATCGGCTATCCCCGGCGCACCAAGGCCACCCTGCGGGCTCTGGGCATACGCCGGATGCACCAGACGGTGATCAAGCCCGACAACCCTGCGGTCCGGGGCATGGTCAACAAGCTCCGGCACCTGGTCAAGGTGGAGCCCGCGTGA
- the map gene encoding type I methionyl aminopeptidase, with protein MIHIRNPEEIEKIRKSCRIVADALVMLGDMVEPGVTPRELDTEAEKFIRSRKAEPGFKGLYGFPATLCVSIENEVVHGIPNGQPLEEGQIVGLDVGARLDGYYGDHARTFAVGQIDEARQDLLSRTEECLTLGIAAARPGANVGDIGQAVQEHAESAGYAVVRELVGHGIGTQLPHEIWIALDRKARKPVGLPARVRIVRFSGAMLSYGVIRRPMLGVPVSITSPARTVVDCFRYRNKVGLDVAMEALRDAVRDRIATVDQIWRAAEVCRIRTVISPYLEALAL; from the coding sequence ATGATACATATCCGCAACCCCGAAGAGATTGAGAAGATCCGCAAGAGCTGCCGGATTGTCGCCGACGCCCTGGTGATGCTGGGTGACATGGTGGAGCCGGGCGTCACCCCCCGGGAGCTCGATACGGAGGCGGAGAAGTTTATCCGCAGCCGTAAGGCCGAGCCCGGATTCAAGGGGCTCTACGGCTTCCCGGCCACCCTATGCGTGTCCATTGAGAATGAGGTTGTCCACGGTATTCCCAACGGCCAGCCCCTCGAAGAGGGCCAGATTGTCGGCCTTGATGTGGGCGCCAGACTGGATGGCTACTACGGCGACCATGCCCGCACCTTCGCCGTCGGCCAGATCGATGAGGCGCGCCAGGACCTTTTGAGCCGCACGGAAGAATGCCTTACTCTGGGCATCGCGGCCGCCCGCCCCGGAGCCAACGTGGGCGATATCGGGCAGGCGGTACAGGAACACGCCGAGAGCGCCGGTTACGCTGTAGTCCGCGAACTGGTGGGGCACGGCATCGGCACCCAGCTCCCGCACGAGATCTGGATCGCCCTGGACCGCAAAGCCCGCAAGCCCGTGGGCCTGCCGGCCCGCGTTCGCATCGTTCGCTTCTCCGGCGCCATGCTCAGCTACGGCGTAATCCGCCGGCCCATGCTCGGAGTGCCCGTCTCGATCACCTCGCCGGCCCGAACGGTGGTGGACTGTTTCCGTTATCGAAACAAGGTCGGCCTGGACGTGGCCATGGAGGCCCTGCGCGACGCGGTCCGGGACCGCATCGCCACCGTCGACCAGATCTGGCGGGCCGCCGAGGTCTGTCGCATCCGCACGGTGATCAGTCCCTACCTGGAGGCCCTCGCCCTATGA
- a CDS encoding site-specific DNA-methyltransferase has protein sequence MAKRTTKKTTKKKPIESYDHKDKKRANNPPVGLVTPETDPDKGKKAMYQYDPHLDPQLVWAGKAEHTSFEVPTVSLHVHERIDPRTIIEATRRRNGDGGNHQMLLFEQPEQNPPLREAIEFYKHAKGWTNRLIAGDSLLVMNSLLEKEGMAGKVQMVYIDPPYGIRYGSNFQPFVNKRDVKDGKDDDLTQEPEMIRAFRDTWELGIHSYLTYLRDRLLLARELLHESGSCFVQISDENLHHVRELLDEVFGHGNRCALIPFRTAISAPSNIAGAVADFLLWYAKDRTRVKFRRLYQLKRPGEAGASVYTFVEEAAGTRRRLTSEEIRNVEGLADGSRVYTTTGLENIGATGSSTSAYEFEGRTYHPGSHRHWLTTIEGLDRLKSARRIVVSGKSIRYVRYLRDFPAIAIENLWGDTLTGSFTDPKRYVVQTNTKVISRCLLMTTDPGDLVFDPTCGSGTTAFVAEQWLYEDTFNWGNPQDQLTSSRFGRISSQAGDPRIFQFGIKYAF, from the coding sequence GTGGCCAAACGCACGACGAAAAAGACAACCAAGAAGAAGCCCATCGAGTCCTACGACCACAAGGACAAGAAGCGGGCCAACAATCCGCCCGTCGGGCTGGTGACGCCGGAGACCGACCCCGACAAGGGGAAGAAGGCAATGTACCAGTACGACCCGCACCTCGACCCGCAACTCGTCTGGGCGGGCAAGGCCGAGCATACCAGCTTTGAGGTGCCGACCGTCTCGCTCCATGTCCATGAGCGGATCGACCCGCGCACGATCATCGAGGCCACACGTCGACGCAACGGCGACGGCGGCAACCACCAGATGCTTCTGTTCGAGCAGCCGGAGCAGAACCCGCCGCTGCGCGAGGCCATCGAGTTCTACAAACACGCCAAGGGCTGGACCAACCGCCTGATCGCCGGCGACTCGCTGCTGGTCATGAACTCCCTGCTGGAAAAGGAAGGCATGGCCGGCAAGGTGCAGATGGTCTACATCGACCCGCCCTACGGCATCCGCTACGGCAGCAACTTCCAGCCCTTCGTCAACAAACGGGACGTCAAGGACGGCAAGGACGACGACCTGACGCAGGAACCGGAGATGATCCGCGCCTTCCGCGACACCTGGGAACTCGGCATCCACTCGTACCTGACCTACCTGCGCGATCGCCTGCTGCTGGCGCGGGAACTCCTGCACGAGAGCGGGTCGTGCTTCGTGCAGATCAGCGATGAGAATCTGCACCATGTGCGAGAACTACTCGACGAGGTGTTTGGACATGGGAACCGCTGCGCGTTGATACCGTTTCGCACGGCAATAAGCGCGCCGAGCAACATTGCTGGAGCTGTCGCAGATTTTCTGCTCTGGTACGCCAAGGATCGTACAAGAGTGAAGTTTCGCCGGCTTTATCAACTAAAGCGGCCAGGAGAGGCAGGCGCCTCCGTCTACACATTCGTTGAGGAAGCCGCGGGCACGCGCCGTCGGCTGACATCGGAGGAAATCCGGAACGTGGAAGGGCTCGCCGACGGGAGCAGAGTCTATACGACGACCGGGCTGGAGAACATTGGCGCAACTGGGTCATCCACATCTGCCTATGAATTCGAAGGACGCACCTACCATCCGGGATCCCACCGCCATTGGCTGACAACGATAGAGGGTCTAGATCGGCTGAAGTCTGCTCGTCGGATTGTGGTCAGCGGGAAATCAATCAGGTATGTCCGCTACTTGAGAGATTTCCCCGCCATTGCTATCGAGAATCTATGGGGTGACACGTTGACCGGGAGCTTCACCGATCCAAAACGATACGTCGTACAGACTAATACAAAGGTGATTTCTCGATGTTTGCTTATGACGACTGACCCGGGCGACCTCGTTTTCGACCCGACTTGCGGATCGGGGACAACAGCCTTCGTCGCCGAACAATGGCTGTATGAAGACACGTTCAACTGGGGCAATCCTCAGGACCAGTTGACGTCGAGCCGGTTCGGGCGGATTAGTTCCCAGGCCGGCGATCCGCGGATCTTTCAGTTCGGGATCAAGTACGCCTTCTAG
- a CDS encoding 50S ribosomal protein L18: MLASQRKLRDQRRRRRLRVKGKIDRFSGKPRIVVTRSNKHITAQLVDDLAGHTLVSASTIEKALADELKEAKSKVEMAHKIGLALGQRAKKKKISQVVFDRGPYLYHGRIKAVAEGARESGLEF, translated from the coding sequence ATGCTCGCCTCCCAGCGCAAGCTACGGGATCAGCGCCGGCGCCGGCGGCTACGGGTGAAAGGCAAAATCGATCGCTTTTCCGGCAAACCCAGGATCGTGGTGACCCGCTCGAACAAGCACATTACAGCGCAGCTGGTTGACGATTTGGCAGGCCACACGCTGGTATCGGCTAGCACCATCGAGAAGGCCCTTGCCGATGAGCTTAAGGAGGCCAAGAGCAAGGTTGAGATGGCCCACAAGATTGGTCTGGCACTGGGCCAGCGGGCGAAGAAAAAAAAGATCAGCCAGGTTGTTTTTGACCGTGGTCCCTATCTGTACCATGGCAGGATCAAGGCTGTCGCTGAGGGGGCCCGCGAAAGTGGATTGGAATTCTAG